A region from the Geobacillus vulcani PSS1 genome encodes:
- a CDS encoding RNA-guided endonuclease TnpB family protein has translation MPTITLKLELHNPTKVKQDMYERMTEMNTAFANWLLNHPELNKATSKIFKDFSSQKFPSAIVNQTIREAKSQKKNQKVKRFKKLWCCFNNQNVKVEKKGDFYTVAFPTLEKKIGVPVVTRPYQEAWLNRLINGTAKQGAAKLYKKRKKWYLAMAITFEVKPRHETKVMGVDLGLRYIAVASVGTKSLFFKGNRCAFVRRRYAALRRKLGKNKKPHMIRKIGNKESRWMKDQNHKISRQIVNFALANGVGVIRMEDLSGIRKRATSAKEAGRSLHSWAFHQLQTMIAYKADMAGIRVEWVKPTYTSQTCRCGHREKANRNGIRFRCQTCGYTLHADLNGAINIAKAISGFAA, from the coding sequence ATGCCGACCATCACACTAAAGCTGGAGCTGCACAACCCAACGAAAGTCAAACAAGACATGTATGAACGGATGACAGAAATGAATACCGCGTTTGCGAATTGGCTATTGAATCATCCTGAATTAAACAAAGCAACAAGCAAGATATTTAAAGACTTTTCGTCACAAAAGTTTCCTTCCGCCATCGTTAATCAGACTATTCGTGAAGCGAAGTCTCAAAAGAAAAATCAGAAGGTAAAAAGGTTTAAAAAACTCTGGTGTTGCTTCAATAATCAAAACGTAAAAGTAGAAAAGAAAGGAGATTTCTACACGGTTGCTTTTCCCACGCTAGAGAAAAAAATAGGTGTGCCTGTTGTAACTCGTCCCTATCAAGAGGCGTGGCTGAATCGGCTGATCAATGGAACTGCCAAACAAGGGGCGGCCAAACTCTACAAAAAAAGAAAGAAATGGTACTTGGCGATGGCGATCACGTTTGAAGTCAAGCCGCGACACGAAACCAAGGTGATGGGGGTTGACCTTGGACTTCGCTATATCGCCGTTGCCAGCGTGGGAACGAAATCGTTGTTTTTCAAAGGCAACCGATGCGCCTTTGTACGCCGGCGATATGCGGCGTTGCGGCGAAAACTCGGCAAAAACAAGAAGCCCCATATGATTCGAAAAATCGGAAACAAAGAGTCGCGTTGGATGAAAGATCAGAACCACAAAATCAGCCGTCAAATCGTCAACTTTGCCCTCGCCAACGGTGTTGGCGTCATTCGCATGGAGGATTTGAGCGGCATTCGAAAGCGGGCAACATCAGCCAAAGAAGCAGGACGAAGCCTTCATTCTTGGGCGTTTCACCAACTGCAAACAATGATTGCCTATAAAGCCGACATGGCAGGTATTCGGGTGGAGTGGGTGAAGCCGACCTATACAAGCCAAACATGCCGATGTGGGCATCGGGAGAAAGCAAACCGAAACGGCATCCGCTTCCGATGCCAAACGTGCGGCTACACCCTCCATGCCGACTTGAATGGCGCGATCAACATTGCCAAGGCGATTTCAGGCTTTGCCGCTTAA
- the tnpA gene encoding IS200/IS605 family transposase: MEQEYRRTKTTVSLMNDHFGFCPRYRRKVLVGRVEERFKQLVEEIGQENDWVILAMEVMPDHGHLFLNCLPSDSPSDMMARVKGVTSRRLRQEFKHLSHLPSLWTRSFFVSTAGNVSSETIKRYVESQKKRGVNPCRPSH; encoded by the coding sequence ATGGAACAAGAATATCGAAGAACGAAAACAACGGTATCGTTGATGAACGATCATTTTGGTTTCTGTCCGCGTTATCGAAGAAAGGTGTTAGTAGGCAGAGTGGAAGAGCGATTCAAGCAGTTAGTAGAAGAAATTGGCCAAGAGAATGATTGGGTCATCCTGGCGATGGAAGTGATGCCTGATCATGGCCATTTGTTCTTGAATTGCCTCCCTTCTGATTCTCCATCAGATATGATGGCAAGAGTGAAAGGAGTGACTTCCAGACGATTAAGACAGGAATTTAAACACTTGTCTCATCTGCCAAGTCTTTGGACACGCTCTTTCTTCGTGAGCACAGCAGGGAATGTATCAAGTGAAACAATCAAACGCTATGTGGAATCTCAAAAGAAAAGGGGGGTGAATCCATGCCGACCATCACACTAA
- the pyrE gene encoding orotate phosphoribosyltransferase, whose translation MKYDIAAQLLEIGAVALRPNDPFTWSSGLQAPIYCDNRLTLAYPDVRRLIADGLADLIRTHFPEADLIAGTATAGIPHAAWVSERLGLPMCYVRSQAKAHGKGKQIEGKAEPGQRVVVIEDLISTGGSSLTTVRALKDAGCEVLGVAAIFTYGLEKAKQAFAEANVPAYTLTDYDTLIETAVRLGAVSEHDLAALRQWRENPEKWGK comes from the coding sequence ATGAAATACGACATTGCCGCCCAACTGCTTGAAATAGGAGCGGTCGCTTTGCGGCCGAACGACCCGTTCACCTGGTCATCGGGCTTACAAGCGCCGATTTATTGCGACAACCGCCTGACGCTCGCTTATCCGGATGTGCGCCGCCTGATCGCCGACGGTCTCGCGGACCTCATCCGCACCCATTTCCCCGAAGCGGACCTCATCGCCGGCACAGCGACCGCCGGCATCCCGCACGCCGCGTGGGTGAGCGAGCGGCTTGGTTTGCCGATGTGCTACGTCCGCAGCCAAGCGAAAGCGCACGGAAAAGGGAAGCAAATCGAAGGCAAAGCCGAACCGGGCCAACGCGTCGTCGTCATCGAAGACTTAATCTCGACCGGCGGCAGCTCGCTCACGACCGTGCGCGCCTTGAAAGACGCAGGCTGCGAGGTGCTTGGCGTCGCCGCCATCTTCACGTACGGACTCGAAAAAGCGAAGCAGGCGTTTGCCGAAGCGAATGTGCCTGCCTACACCCTCACCGACTACGACACACTCATCGAAACGGCCGTCCGCCTTGGCGCCGTCAGCGAACACGACCTGGCGGCATTGCGGCAATGGCGGGAAAATCCGGAAAAGTGGGGGAAATAG
- the pyrF gene encoding orotidine-5'-phosphate decarboxylase, which yields MHTPFIVALDFPSKQDVESFLRPFAGTPLFVKVGMELYYQEGPSIVAFLKEQGHAVFLDLKLHDIPNTVKQAMKGLARVGADLVNVHAAGGRRMMEAAIEGLDAGTPSGAARPRCIAVTQLTSTDERMLHEELCISRPLADTVSHYTALAKESGLDGVVCSANEAPLIKERCGAAFLAVTPGIRFADDAAHDQVRVVTPREARALGSDYIVIGRSITRAADPLAAYARLQHEWNGGERG from the coding sequence GTGCACACGCCGTTCATTGTCGCCCTTGATTTTCCATCGAAACAAGACGTTGAATCGTTTTTACGGCCGTTTGCCGGCACGCCGCTGTTTGTGAAAGTCGGCATGGAGCTGTACTATCAGGAAGGGCCGTCCATCGTCGCGTTCCTCAAAGAACAAGGGCACGCCGTCTTTTTAGACTTAAAACTGCACGACATCCCGAATACAGTGAAACAGGCGATGAAAGGGCTCGCCCGTGTCGGCGCTGATTTGGTGAACGTCCACGCCGCCGGCGGCCGGCGCATGATGGAAGCGGCGATCGAAGGGCTTGACGCCGGTACGCCAAGCGGCGCCGCCCGACCGCGCTGCATCGCCGTCACCCAGCTGACAAGCACAGACGAGCGCATGCTTCATGAAGAGCTTTGCATTTCCCGCCCGCTTGCCGACACGGTCAGCCATTACACGGCGTTGGCGAAAGAAAGCGGCCTTGACGGCGTCGTCTGCTCGGCGAACGAAGCGCCGCTCATCAAGGAACGGTGCGGCGCCGCGTTTCTCGCCGTCACCCCGGGAATTCGCTTTGCCGATGATGCGGCGCACGACCAAGTGCGCGTCGTCACGCCAAGGGAAGCGCGTGCGCTTGGTTCTGACTACATCGTCATCGGCCGCAGCATCACCCGCGCCGCCGACCCGCTTGCCGCGTACGCCCGCCTGCAGCACGAATGGAACGGAGGAGAGAGAGGATGA